The genome window AAGCGTTCGATAAAGAGAAGGTATCGGTGGAAAAAATCGAGATTGCCGGCCCCGGGTTCATGAATTTCTTCGTGGACAAAGGCTATCTCACGAAGGTGATTCCGGCGATTGTTGAGGCGGGCGAGCGTTACGGCGAGAGCGACGCCGGGAACGGGAAAAAGGTGCTCGTCGAGTTCGTGTCGGTGAATCCGACGGGTAGCCTGCATCTCGGGCATGCGCGCGGAGCGGCGATCGGCGACACGGTGAGCAATGCGTATGCAAAAGCGGGTTATGACGTGAGCCGCGAGTATTACAACAACGATGCGGGCAACCAGATTCATACGTTGACGCTGTCGCTGGAAGCGCGGTATTTGCAAGCGCTCGGTGAGGAAAAAGCGTTGCCGGAGGATGGCTATCACGGGCAAGAAATCGTCGAGCTCGGCAAGGAGCTGGCGGACGGTCACGGCGATGAATTTGCGAAAATGACGCATGAAGAAAGGTACCCGCTGCTGCGGAAGTTTGCGCTTGAAAAAGTGACGGCCGGGATCCGGAAGGATTTGAGCGATTTTCGCGTGGAATTCGATTCGTGGTTTTCGGAAAAAAGTTTGCATGATGCCGGCGCGATCGAGGAAACGTTGGCGATCTTGCAGAAAAACGGCGAGACGTACGAAAAAGACGGCGCGATTTGGTTTGCGTCGACGAAATACGGCGACGACAAAGACCGCGTGCTTGTAAAAAGTGATGGTAAGTACACGTACTTAATGCCGGATATCGCGTATCACTTGAATAAATTCCAGCGCGGCTACGATCAGCTCATTGACTTGCTCGGCCCTGATCACCACGGCTACATTAACCGGATGAAAGCGGCCGTTCAAGCGCTCGGCTACGAGCGCGACCGCTTGAACATTCACATTTACCAAAATGTGAACTTGTTTCAAAACGGCGAGCGGGTGCGGATGAGCAAGCGGACCGGGAAAGCGGTCACGCTGCGCGAGCTGATGGAGGAAATCGGCGTTGACGCGATGCGTTATTTCTTCGCGATGCGCAGCTCGGATACACATCTTGATTTCGACATGGATTTGGCGCTGTCACAGTCGAATGAAAATCCGGTGTACTACGTGCAGTACGCGCACGCTCGGATTTGCAGCATCTTGCGGCAAGGCGAAGAAATGGGTTTGAGCGGCGCGGGAGCGGCGGATCTGACGCTCATTGAGTCGGAGAAGGAATTCGATTTGCTGAAAAAGCTCGGCGAGTTTCCGGCGACGGTTGCCGAAACGGCGGAAAAATTGGCGACCCAGCGGCTGACGAATTATGTGTATGACCTCGCGTCCTTGCTGCATAAATTTTATAATGCCGAACGTGTCTTGGACGAGTCCGATCTTGAAAAAAGCCGAGCCCGCTTCCAGCTCATCCAGGCTGTGCAAATTACGCTTCGCAACGGTTTGGCTATGCTCGGTGTTTCCGCGCCGGAGAAAATGTAATAGGACCCCGCGATCGGGGTCATTTTTTTGCTTGCAACAAGAATTGTTCGATTGCATTCTCACTCGTCAAGCGGACGACGATCTTGTCGTTTTTTTGTTCCTCCAGCAGCCGGCGCATCGTTCGTTTGCGCCGCCGGTAAGTCGTGACGATGAATTTAAGGAATGCCCATTCCATTCGTTCTTCGCAGCCCGCTCCCATATCCGGACGGGTCTTTCCTTTGTTCGTGTACCACCGTTTCAACACGCGGTAAAGGCAAAGCGCCAGCGGACGTTCGAGATAAATGACAGCGTCTGCGCGGGCGAGCCGAATGGCGAAGGTGCTGCTGTAATTGCCTTCGATGATCCATTCCGGTTGATCGGCGGCGGCTTGAACTGCAGCCGCGAAAGCTTGCGGAGCGGCTTCGATCCAGCCAGGCTTCCAATATAAGGTGTCGAGATGAATGACGGGAAGATCAAGGGTTTTGCCAAGCCGGCGGGCAAACGTCGATTTGCCCGCTCCGGCGGACACGCCGACGACCATGATTTTCTTCATCGAACGGCCACCTCATTTCGGGGGATTTTTCATCGTTTGCGTCTTTCGCGTCCATTTTTTATGATACAAGGGTGCATGAATTTGCGGAATGTCCGCATGCTAACAGGAGGAATGACTATGAAAATTGCGATGGTTGCTCTCATGACCGGCTTTATTGTCGGATTCATTTTTGCCTTGTTGAAATTGCCGATCCCGGCTCCTCCGGCACTTCCAGGCATCGCCGGCATCATTGGCATTTATTTAGGCTTTCAAGTGTTCACGAAATGGGTGTATCCGTTTTTCGTTAACTAGCGATAGGAGGATGCGTCATGCCGTCGTTGACAGTGAGATCGATCGTACCGACGTACTATGAACAGATTGGCAGCGGTACG of Bacillales bacterium contains these proteins:
- the argS gene encoding arginine--tRNA ligase, translating into MNIVEQLKEDLKKEIANAVVKAGLAEREALPDVVLEHGKEKEHGDYATNMAMQLARIAKKAPRQIAAEIVEAFDKEKVSVEKIEIAGPGFMNFFVDKGYLTKVIPAIVEAGERYGESDAGNGKKVLVEFVSVNPTGSLHLGHARGAAIGDTVSNAYAKAGYDVSREYYNNDAGNQIHTLTLSLEARYLQALGEEKALPEDGYHGQEIVELGKELADGHGDEFAKMTHEERYPLLRKFALEKVTAGIRKDLSDFRVEFDSWFSEKSLHDAGAIEETLAILQKNGETYEKDGAIWFASTKYGDDKDRVLVKSDGKYTYLMPDIAYHLNKFQRGYDQLIDLLGPDHHGYINRMKAAVQALGYERDRLNIHIYQNVNLFQNGERVRMSKRTGKAVTLRELMEEIGVDAMRYFFAMRSSDTHLDFDMDLALSQSNENPVYYVQYAHARICSILRQGEEMGLSGAGAADLTLIESEKEFDLLKKLGEFPATVAETAEKLATQRLTNYVYDLASLLHKFYNAERVLDESDLEKSRARFQLIQAVQITLRNGLAMLGVSAPEKM
- a CDS encoding topology modulation protein, whose protein sequence is MKKIMVVGVSAGAGKSTFARRLGKTLDLPVIHLDTLYWKPGWIEAAPQAFAAAVQAAADQPEWIIEGNYSSTFAIRLARADAVIYLERPLALCLYRVLKRWYTNKGKTRPDMGAGCEERMEWAFLKFIVTTYRRRKRTMRRLLEEQKNDKIVVRLTSENAIEQFLLQAKK
- a CDS encoding DUF1427 family protein, translated to MKIAMVALMTGFIVGFIFALLKLPIPAPPALPGIAGIIGIYLGFQVFTKWVYPFFVN